One Anaerobacillus alkaliphilus DNA window includes the following coding sequences:
- a CDS encoding D-cysteine desulfhydrase, with amino-acid sequence MNFKHFPRNQYTQFQTPLEKASRFSQAIGGPNVYLKRDDLLGLTEGGNKTRKLEFLIADAEKQGADTVITAGGIQSNHCRLTLAACVKENMKCMLVLEENEVSQFHTDSNGNFLLYQLLGTESMVIVPNGTDVYEKMRELAEQVKEMGRTPYVIPIGGSNVTGATGYAACAEEIVQQGREQGVRFDYVVCASGSGGMHAGLVAGFLGLDYDTKVIGINVSRNKLEQEGKVYQLTKETTTHLGVEKSLKREMITCFDEYVGPGYALPTEGMVEAVKLVASTEAVLLDPVYTGKTMAGLIDLSRKHFFNSNDNVLFVHSGGTPAVYAYAPLFLKI; translated from the coding sequence TTGAATTTTAAACATTTTCCAAGGAATCAATATACCCAATTTCAAACACCGCTAGAAAAAGCGTCACGTTTTTCTCAGGCCATAGGAGGTCCAAATGTCTATCTAAAAAGAGATGACCTACTCGGCTTAACAGAAGGCGGAAATAAAACGAGGAAGTTAGAGTTTCTTATTGCAGACGCCGAAAAGCAAGGTGCTGACACAGTCATCACAGCTGGAGGTATTCAGTCAAACCACTGTAGGTTAACGTTAGCGGCATGTGTTAAGGAAAATATGAAGTGTATGTTAGTACTAGAGGAAAATGAAGTATCACAGTTTCATACAGATTCGAATGGAAACTTTCTCCTTTATCAATTATTAGGAACAGAGTCAATGGTAATTGTTCCAAATGGAACAGATGTCTATGAAAAAATGAGGGAACTTGCCGAACAAGTAAAAGAAATGGGGCGGACCCCTTATGTCATTCCAATTGGTGGATCTAATGTGACCGGAGCAACTGGCTACGCTGCCTGTGCTGAAGAAATAGTTCAACAGGGAAGAGAACAGGGAGTACGTTTTGATTATGTCGTGTGTGCAAGTGGTAGTGGTGGCATGCATGCAGGATTAGTTGCTGGGTTTCTTGGCTTAGATTACGACACTAAGGTAATTGGAATAAATGTAAGCAGGAACAAACTCGAACAAGAAGGTAAGGTTTATCAGTTAACAAAGGAAACAACAACACATCTTGGAGTTGAAAAAAGCCTCAAACGCGAAATGATTACTTGTTTTGATGAGTATGTCGGTCCTGGTTACGCATTACCAACAGAGGGAATGGTTGAGGCGGTAAAACTTGTGGCAAGTACGGAAGCGGTTTTGCTAGACCCTGTTTATACAGGGAAAACGATGGCAGGTCTCATTGACCTATCTAGAAAACACTTTTTTAATTCAAATGATAACGTTTTGTTTGTTCATTCTGGTGGAACACCCGCTGTTTATGCATATGCTCCTCTTTTTTTGAAAATTTGA
- a CDS encoding toprim domain-containing protein: MVDKVIIVEGTSDRKKVKQVLAEQVNIICTYGTLSEEKLEQLILPVEELDVYILVDADESGEKLRKQLKRELPNATHLFTEKVYGQVETTPLDVLAKILSEYFEVKNGN; this comes from the coding sequence ATGGTAGACAAGGTAATTATTGTTGAGGGAACGAGTGATCGCAAGAAAGTGAAGCAAGTCCTTGCTGAACAAGTGAACATCATATGTACGTATGGTACGTTAAGTGAAGAAAAGCTAGAACAGTTAATCTTACCTGTTGAAGAACTTGATGTATATATACTGGTCGATGCCGATGAATCTGGTGAAAAGCTTAGGAAGCAGCTAAAACGAGAGTTGCCAAACGCGACTCATTTATTCACTGAAAAAGTCTATGGCCAAGTTGAAACAACACCATTAGATGTTCTTGCTAAAATCTTAAGTGAGTATTTTGAAGTGAAAAATGGTAATTGA
- a CDS encoding sodium:calcium antiporter, with protein MVFVLFILAATITVIAAVKLSTYADVLSERTSLGGLLIGTIFLAGATSLPEVTTSLTAIGINNPDLAVGNVLGSNLFNLLIIASFDLYFRKKQIFKGASESNVYTVYLGMLLTFLVFVALTLKLPYTILGIGLDSLILLAVYVGGMYLLSKKASSTEMEVAEEKELPETTVSLKKAITGFGIAAVVILITGSALSITGDKIAVITGLGSSFVGSFLIAASTSLPEAVSVLIAIKLRNYNLAIGSVLGSNLFNILILIGADVFYGPATIIGAVSSVHEITAIATFVLSIIVLYSLVRFKLPRFQTAYWLPSAVLVAVYFVSSYLIFTH; from the coding sequence CAACAATCACAGTAATCGCAGCGGTGAAGCTCTCAACCTATGCAGATGTACTTAGTGAGCGTACGTCATTAGGGGGCTTACTGATCGGAACCATATTTCTAGCGGGGGCTACATCGTTACCTGAGGTGACAACAAGTTTGACAGCGATTGGTATTAACAATCCCGATTTAGCAGTGGGAAATGTATTGGGAAGTAATCTATTTAACTTATTAATTATAGCTAGCTTTGACCTTTACTTCCGAAAAAAACAAATTTTTAAAGGTGCATCAGAAAGTAACGTTTATACAGTTTACCTAGGAATGCTGTTGACATTTCTTGTATTTGTCGCGCTAACTTTAAAGTTACCATATACTATTTTAGGAATTGGGCTAGATTCGTTGATTTTGTTAGCTGTTTATGTTGGTGGTATGTACTTACTATCTAAAAAAGCGTCCAGCACAGAAATGGAAGTAGCTGAAGAAAAAGAATTGCCAGAAACTACTGTTTCATTAAAAAAAGCCATTACTGGCTTTGGAATAGCGGCTGTGGTCATCTTAATTACAGGTAGTGCGTTATCTATTACTGGGGATAAAATAGCAGTAATTACTGGTTTAGGTTCTAGTTTTGTAGGAAGTTTTTTAATTGCTGCGAGTACATCGTTACCCGAGGCAGTTTCTGTGCTAATTGCTATTAAACTACGAAATTATAATCTAGCAATTGGATCAGTCCTTGGAAGTAATTTATTTAATATTTTAATATTAATAGGTGCTGATGTATTTTACGGTCCAGCAACAATTATTGGTGCTGTTTCCTCTGTACATGAAATTACAGCTATCGCGACGTTTGTATTAAGTATTATTGTTCTTTATTCGTTAGTTCGCTTTAAGTTGCCAAGATTTCAAACCGCTTATTGGCTACCTTCGGCTGTACTCGTAGCCGTTTACTTTGTATCTAGCTATTTAATTTTTACTCATTAA